GCGAGCCCGAGCGCGTAACCCTCGCCGGCCCGCTCTGCACCCCCGCCGATCTGCTCGGCCGGGCCGTCGAGCTTCCCGGGCTGGGGCCGGGCAGCGTGCTCGCCTTCCCCAACGTCGGCGCGTACGGCCTCACGGCCAGCCTCCTCGGCTTCCTCGGGCACCGGGCCCCGGCCGAGGTCCTGATCGACGGCGCGGAGGTCGTCTCCGCAAGCCGGCTCGCCCTGCACCGCCACCGGATCACGGCGGCCGCGAAACCCGAACAGCGAACTGGAACTGGAGAGTCCGACATGAGCGAACAGTGGGACGCGTCGTACGAGAACCTTCTGAAGGAGGTGCTGCCGAGGCTCGCCGAACAGGACACCGTCCTGCCCGACACCAGCCTCAAGTCTGTCGGCCTCGACTCGCTCGCCATGGTCGAGGTCCTGATTCGCATCGAGCACGAGTACGCCCTCGACATCCCCGACGAGGACCTGGTCCCCGGCGTCTTCGCTACACCGGCGACCCTGTGGACCCTCATCCAGCGGTCCCGGGAGAGGAGCGGTTCGGCAGCCTGACGGCCGACCGGACGGGGCGGGGCACCGACGTACCGACGTCGGTGCCCCGCCCTTCGGCGTGCGTGTCGGTGGGCCGTGGACGCACAGTGGCCCGGACCCCAGGGGACGGGTCCGGGCCGGTGCGGGCGGCAGGGCGAAGGGGGGTTGCTCTCAGGGTGCGGTGACCGCCGTGCTTTCTTGCGGGGCCGTGGCCGACGGGGTGGCGGGCTCCGTCTTCGGCTCCGGGGGCTCCATTCGGTCCAGGCGGAGTGCGGTGTGCAGGCGGCGCAGGGGGCCGGGGGCCCACCAGTTGGTGCTGCCGAGGAGGGCCATGAGGGACGGGACCAGAAGGGCGCGTACGAGGGTTGCGTCGATGAGGACCGCGAAGGCCGTGCCGAGGCCGAGTTCCTGGACGAAGACCAGGCGGGACAGGGCGAGGGCGCCCACCGCGAGGCAGAACAGGGCCGCGGCGGAGGTGACGATGGGGCCGGTCCTGGCCAGGCCCTCGGCCACCGCCTCGCGGTCGTCCAGACCCGCGCCCTTGCCCTCCTTGATCCGGCCGAGCAGGAAGACGTTGTAGTCCGTGGAGAGGCCGAAGGCCAGGGCGAATACCAGCACCGGCGTGGTCGCCTCGATGCCGTTCTGGGCAGTGAAGCCGAGGTTGCCGTGCTGGAAGACCCAGACCAGGAACCCGAGGGCCGCCCCCGTGGACAGCGTGTTCATCACCAGCGCCTTGAAGGGGAGGATCACCGAGCCGGAGAAGGCGAACAGCAGCAACAGGGTGACGACGGCCAGGACCGCGGCGGCCGCCGGCACCTTCGCGCCGATGCTCGACTTCTGGGCGAGGAAGTCAGCCGTCACCCCGGTGAAGCGGGCCCGCACCGGCGCCTTGACGTCCTGCACCCTCACCGCCGCGTCCTTGGCCACCGTGCCGAGCGGTGCCCCGCCGAGCACCGCGTCGACCTCCCAGTGCCGGTCGTCCAAACGGAAGGGCGTGCCCACGGACTCCACGCCCGGTACGGTGCCGATCTGCCGTGCGTAAGAAGTGAGTTGATCCCCGTTCGTCGTGTCCAGGACGATCTGGAGGGGGGAGGCGGGCGGCTTCGCGAAGTCGGAGTCCAGGGCCCGCGAGACCTTCCCCGCACTCGTCGACGCCGGCAGCGTGGAGGCGTCCGCGCCGGTGAACTTCAGGCCGACGACAGGCGCGGCGACGAGCAGCAGCACCCCGGTCGCGGCCACCGCGACGACCGCCGGCCGGCGCATCACGGCGTGCGCGATGCGATGCCAGCGGTCGCCCGCCGCCTCGCCCGCCGTACGGTTGCGCTGCCAGCGACGCGGCGCGAGCGAGTTGACCCGGCGACCCAGGACGGCGAGCAGCGCGGGCAGCCCGAGGAGCGCGAACAGGGCCGCTGAGACGACGGTGATGACGCCCGCCAGACCCATGGACCGGATATAGGGATGCGGGAAGACGACGATCGCCGCGAGGGCCGCGGCCACCGTCATCGAGCTGAAGAACACCGTACGGCCGGCGCTCGCCACTGTACGCCGGACCGCCTCGGCGCCCGGCCCGTGGACGGCCAGCTCCTCGCGGTAGCGGGAGACGATCAGCAGTCCGAAGTCGACCGCCAGACCGAGCCCCAGGGCGAAGGCGAGGTTGAGCGCGCCGGTGGAGACGTCCATGAACTCCGTGGCGATCCGCAGCCCGGCCAGCGTCAGCAGCAGCGTGACCACCGCGCCGACCAGCGGCACCAGCGCCGCCACCACGCCCCGGAACACCAGGACGAGCAGGATGAGGATGAACGGCAGGGCCAGGCTCTCCGCCTTCGCCAGGTCCTCGTTGGAGACCTCCGCGACCTGCACATGGCCCGGCGTCGAACCGCCGAGCCAGGCACGGCCCTTCAGCTCGGGGTTGCCGGCGATGGCCTTCTGGAGGTCCGCCTCCGCGTCGACGGTGGCCTTCTCCTTCATGGCGCCGACCGTGCCCAGAACGATCGTGCTGTGCGCGTCCTTCGAGATCAGCGCCGGGTTCGAGGCCGAGGAGTAGTCCACGACCTGCTTGATCTCGGGCCGCCCGCGCAGGAGTGCGACCGCCGCGGCCACCGGGGCCGGCGGCGCGGCCTTCGGGTCGATTGGGGCGTCGGTGCGGACTAGGATCGCGTACCCCTGCTGGGCGTCGACGCCGGTGGCCTGCTGGATGATCCGGCGGGCCGCCACATTGGCCCCGCCCGGATCGTCGTAGTCGGACAGGCCGTTGGTGAGTCTGCTGTCGACAGTGCCGCCGAATACGGCGGCCAGGGCCGCCGCGAGAACGGCCAGTAACAGGCTGATGCGCCGCCGCGCGTGCAGGGCGGCGCCCAGGGCAGAGAACATGGATCGTCACCTTCCGTCGGTGCTCGCGAGTGTCGGGCCGGGCGCTTTAGTCCCGCTTAAGCCGGGCGCTTTAGGGCGGCAAAAGGCCGTGGTCGCAGACTCGCCACGACTGCGCCGGGCGGTCCGCCCGGTCGGCCAACGCGGCGACGGGAGACCGAAGTTGATCGACAACATGTTCGTCATTGACGCCACCGTGCACCCGTACAACGTGGCGGACGCCAATCTGCGCAAGGATGGCGAGTTCCCCAACCTGCACGCCTTCGCGCTGCGCGAGATGCTCTGGGGCATGCACGAGCGCTTTGCCGTCAAGGGCTCCGAGATCCCGCGCGAGGTGTTCTGCACCGACTGGCCGCCGGAGCTGCTCGCCTGGACCCTGTTCACCGAGTCCGACGTCGACATGGCCGTCAACCACCGGCTGCGCATCGACGCCGTGTTCGAGGACGGCCTGTGCAACGGCGAGAAGAACCAGGTGCTCGTCGAGAAGTGGCCGAACCGCATCGTCCCCTACGCCGGCATCAACCCGGCCGAGGGCATCGAGGCCTGTCTGCGCGACCTGCGCGAGCAGGTGGCCCGGGTGCCGGGCACGATCGGCATCAAAATGTACCCCAACGCCGGTTCGCCCGACCTCAGTTGGCGGCTCGACGACCCCGAGTTCACGCCGCTGTTCGAGCTCGCCAAGGAACTCGGCATCAAGATCATCGCGTTGCACAAGATCGTCCCGAACGGTCTTGTCCCGCTCGGCCCCTTCGGTATCGACGACCTCGAAGCGGTGGCCATCCGCCACATCGACCTCTCCTTCGAGATCGTCCACGCCGGCCTTCCGCCGTTCGTGGAGGAGGTCGCCATGGCGCTGATGCGGCTCCCCAACGTCTACGCCAACCTGGAGATCACCTCCGCCATCCTGGCGCACGGCATGGGGTACGTGGAGGAGGCGCTCGCCCAGCTGATCTCGCTCGGCGGCGCGGAGAAGATCATCTACGCGTCCGGCGCCCTGCACTTCCACCCGCAGCCGGTGCTGGAGAAGATGGCCCGCCTTACCTTCTCCGACCGCATCCTCGAGCGCTACGGCCTGGAACAGATCACCCACGAGCAGCGTGCCGCCTTCCTCGCCGGCAACTACGCCCGTATCGCCGGGATCGACCTGCCGTCGGCCGCGGAGGCCGTCAGGGACGACGAGTTCGCCCGCGTGCGGGCGGAGCACGGGGGGAATCGGCCGATGTGGTCGTACTGGCGCGAGTCCCAGCCGGAGTTGTGGGCGGCGGCGTCCGGGGCGGCGGCATGAGCGGGGTTCTTCCGGAGCGGGTGCGCGAGGCGCTTGGTGAGGTGTACGACCCCTGCAGTCAGTCTTGGCAGCGGCCGATGAGCTTGGTGGATCTGGGGCTCGTGCGGGGCGTTTCGGTGACGGATGACGGGCGGGCCACTGTGCGGATCAGTCTCACCGCGCCGTTCTGCATGGCTGTGCCGGTCATCATGCAGTCGGTGGAGGCGAAGGTGGGGGAGGTCGAGGGGGTCAGCGGGGTCACGGTTGAACTCGACGGGGCCACGATCTGGAGTCCCGAGCTGATGACGGACAAGGGGCGGGATCAGCTGGCTGCGGCTCGGGCCGGTGATCGCCGCAGTCTTCCGCTTGCCGTGGTGGGCGTGTCTTAGCACCGCGGCTACCGGATGACCGGGCGCCTCCTGAGGGAACCAGGGGAGGGGGTGCCCGGTCATCGTTTTGGCTGCGGGTGCGTTGTGGCTGGTCGCGCCCACGCGGCGGTAGCCGCTCTCCTTGTCCAGCTTGGCCAGGAACCTCTTGAACTCCACCGCGCGGTGCCGGCGGTGGAGCGAGCTGATGACCTCGCCAGTGGCCGCGTTCAGGGCGGCGAACAGGGTCGTCACGCCGCCGCGCAGGTAGTCGTGGGTGCGGCGCTCGGGCATGCCGGGCATCATCGGCAGCACCGGCGCCGACCGGTCCAGTGCCCGGATCTGCGACTTCTCGTCCACGCAGAGGACGATGGCCCGCTCGGGCGGGTCCAGGTACAGGCCGACAACGTCGCGGACCCTCTCGATGAACTGCGGCTCCCTGGACAGCTTGAAGGTGTCCACCAGGTGCGGTTAGAGGCCGAAGGTCCGCCAGATCCGCGAGATCGTGGACTGGCTCAGGCCGCCGGACCAGGCTACTTCTACAGCGAATTAAAGACTCAGGACACCAGGTTGGCT
The Streptomyces sp. CGMCC 4.7035 DNA segment above includes these coding regions:
- a CDS encoding MMPL family transporter translates to MFSALGAALHARRRISLLLAVLAAALAAVFGGTVDSRLTNGLSDYDDPGGANVAARRIIQQATGVDAQQGYAILVRTDAPIDPKAAPPAPVAAAVALLRGRPEIKQVVDYSSASNPALISKDAHSTIVLGTVGAMKEKATVDAEADLQKAIAGNPELKGRAWLGGSTPGHVQVAEVSNEDLAKAESLALPFILILLVLVFRGVVAALVPLVGAVVTLLLTLAGLRIATEFMDVSTGALNLAFALGLGLAVDFGLLIVSRYREELAVHGPGAEAVRRTVASAGRTVFFSSMTVAAALAAIVVFPHPYIRSMGLAGVITVVSAALFALLGLPALLAVLGRRVNSLAPRRWQRNRTAGEAAGDRWHRIAHAVMRRPAVVAVAATGVLLLVAAPVVGLKFTGADASTLPASTSAGKVSRALDSDFAKPPASPLQIVLDTTNGDQLTSYARQIGTVPGVESVGTPFRLDDRHWEVDAVLGGAPLGTVAKDAAVRVQDVKAPVRARFTGVTADFLAQKSSIGAKVPAAAAVLAVVTLLLLFAFSGSVILPFKALVMNTLSTGAALGFLVWVFQHGNLGFTAQNGIEATTPVLVFALAFGLSTDYNVFLLGRIKEGKGAGLDDREAVAEGLARTGPIVTSAAALFCLAVGALALSRLVFVQELGLGTAFAVLIDATLVRALLVPSLMALLGSTNWWAPGPLRRLHTALRLDRMEPPEPKTEPATPSATAPQESTAVTAP
- a CDS encoding amidohydrolase family protein — translated: MFVIDATVHPYNVADANLRKDGEFPNLHAFALREMLWGMHERFAVKGSEIPREVFCTDWPPELLAWTLFTESDVDMAVNHRLRIDAVFEDGLCNGEKNQVLVEKWPNRIVPYAGINPAEGIEACLRDLREQVARVPGTIGIKMYPNAGSPDLSWRLDDPEFTPLFELAKELGIKIIALHKIVPNGLVPLGPFGIDDLEAVAIRHIDLSFEIVHAGLPPFVEEVAMALMRLPNVYANLEITSAILAHGMGYVEEALAQLISLGGAEKIIYASGALHFHPQPVLEKMARLTFSDRILERYGLEQITHEQRAAFLAGNYARIAGIDLPSAAEAVRDDEFARVRAEHGGNRPMWSYWRESQPELWAAASGAAA
- a CDS encoding metal-sulfur cluster assembly factor; the protein is MSGVLPERVREALGEVYDPCSQSWQRPMSLVDLGLVRGVSVTDDGRATVRISLTAPFCMAVPVIMQSVEAKVGEVEGVSGVTVELDGATIWSPELMTDKGRDQLAAARAGDRRSLPLAVVGVS